The Gammaproteobacteria bacterium sequence TCACGCCCGCAGGCTCAAGACCCTGCGGGGACTCACACCCTACGAATACGTCAACAAAATCCGGACGCAAGAACCACAACGATTCAAACTCGATCCGTACCAGCACATTCCGGGACTAAACAACTAACGTGGTCGCCTTCAATCCGCCGCCAATTACCGGCATGTCCACCACCGGCGGTTTCGAGGCCTATTTGCAGAACCGCTCCGGCGCCCCACCGCAGGCGATCATGGAGACCGCGCAAGCGCTGGCAACGGCCGCCGACGAGCGTCCGGAACTGGCCGACGTGCAGGCGACGCTCAACACCGACATTTCGCGCTACCACGCGGATCTGGACAGGGAAAAGGCCATGGCGCTCAACGTGCCCATCAACGAAGTCTTTGCCACGATGCAGGCGACCTTCGGGGCGCTCGACGTCAACGACTTCACCTTGCTCGGTCGCAATTTCCAGGTCAACATCCAGTCGGAACCCAGCTTTCGTGATCAGCCGGACGACCTGGATAGCGTCTACGTGCGCTCCAGCGACGGTCGCATGATCCCCTTGAGCTCGCTGGTCATGGTTACGCGCGCGCGGGACCCGACATCGTCGAGCGTTTCAACGTGTTCACCGCGAGCAAGATCATCGGCAATCCGGCGCCCGGCTATAGTTCCGGCCAGGCAATCGCGGCCATGGAGGAGGTCGCGGCGGACACGCTGGGCGAAAGTTATCGGCTCGCGTGGACGGGCGCTGCCTATCAGGAGCAAGCGACTGGCGGAACAGCACAAATCGCGTTTATCTTCGGCCTGATTATGGTTTTCCTGATCTTGGCGGCGCAATACGAGCGCTGGTCGCTGCCGCTCGCGGTGATCACAGCCGTTCCATTCGCCGTGTTCGGCGCCGCGCTCGCCGTGCTGCTGCGCGGCCTGCAGAACGATCTTTACTTTCAGGTCGGCCTGATCGTGCTGATCGGTCTGGCCGCCAAGAACGCAATCCTTATCGTCGAGTTCGCGGTGCTGCGCGCCAGGCCGGCCGCACGGCAATGGAAGCGGCGATCGAGGCGGCGCGCCTGCGCTTTCGGACAATCGTCATGACCTCGCTGACCTTTATCCTGGCTTGCGTGCCGCTGGCCTTGAGCACCGGCGCGGGTGCGGCCAGCCGTCAATCAATAGGCACCGGCCTGATTGGCGGCATGCTGGCGGCGACCTTGCTCGCGCCTCTGTTCATACCGCTGTTTTATACACTGATCGAGGGATTCGGTTCTCGCCTGCCACGTTGCAAGTCTGAGCCCGAAGGAGAGATGAAGCATGCTTAAATGGGTCACCGCGCTCATTACGATCAGTCTTGGCGCCTGCGCCGTAGGACCGGATTATCGTCGCCCCGCGCTGGATTTACCCGCGCAGTGGAACGACGAGGTGCTGCTCACCGCGCGGGAGCGCGCCGAGCTGTCCGGCTGGTGGGGCTATTTCGAGGACCCGGAGATCGCGCGGGTGCGCGAGACGCGCGCGCGGCTGGGTTTCGCGCAGGCCGAGCAGTTTCCGACGGTGGATTTACAGATTGACGCCGCGCGCGAACGGGTGAGCGAGATCCGTGGCGCTCAGGATCGGGGCGCCGGCGGATTCGGAACGCCAAGCGGCGGCACGTTTAATTTGTTCTCCATCGCCGGCGCGCTCGATTACGAAGTCGATCTATGGGCCGGCTGGACCGCCTCGAGGAATCGGCGCGCGGATCGTTGTTCCAGTCGATTTTCGCGCGCGACGCGGTCGGGTTGATGGTGATTACCGATGTCGTCACTACGTATTTCCGGCTGCTCGGTGCCGAGCAACAGCTGACGATCGCGCTGCGCACCGTGAGTTCACGCGAACGCGGGTTTTCGCTGGAGCGCGCGCGTTACGAAAACGGCGCTGCCGATCAGTTGAGTTTCAGGCAGGCGCAGGCGGGACTGGAGAGCGTGCGCGCCGAGTTGCCACCGCTCAGGCAACAGGTTCGCGACCTGGAAAGCGCACTGTCCGTGCTGGTCGGCGACAGCGCACGGGAGATTATCCAGGCGCGGCGCGTACCGCGCGGTGTACTGGCGGGCTTAAGCCTGCCCGCGCGCATGCCGAGCGTCCTGCCCTCCAGCCTGATCGAGCGACGTCCTGACATACGCGCGTCCGAAGCCGCGCTGATGGCGGCCAACGCAAATATCGGCGCGACCAAGGCGCAGTATTTTCCGCGCCTGAATCTGGGGGCGCTGGTCGGCTTTCAGGCGGTGCAAATCGGCGATCTGTTCGACGATTCATCGGAGAGCTGGAGCGCCAGTGGTTCGCTGCTGACGCCGCTGCTCTACTTCAGACGTATCGAGGCCGACGTGGAACGCGCGCGCGATCCGAGGGCTGGCCCGGACATTAACAGAGCACGCGCCGAGGCACTGCGCTCGGAATTGCTCAGTGAGCAAAACCTCAGCGGCATACTCGTCAGTCAACCGTCAACGCGCGGCCCTGAAACGTCGTCCGCGTTTTGACTATCCGGGACTTCTACTAAGCACCGGCCAGATACAGGATCAGGTGCACCATGCCCCACAGAAACAGCACGAACAGGACCGTTGCGATCAGCCCCGCGACGATAAAATGCGCCGGATTGCCGGGCGTGAAATCGCGCGCGCGATTCTTTTCGCTCTGTACACCGAAGTAGGCCGCGCCTACGCTCTTGAAGACTCGCAAGAGACCGGGTTTGGGTTGTTCATTCATGGAAGCAGGTTCCATCGTAATTATTCACTCGGTCGTGGCACCGGCAGCTGCCGCGCGCGTCGAAGCTTCTGGGCCGTCGACGAACATCAACACGATCGCGCCGGCGATAAACAGCACCAGCAGTGAAAGAATGCCCAGCCGGTGGCTGCCGGTCAGCACGCCGGTCCAGCCGACCATCACAGGGCCGACGATCGCCGCGAATTTACCCAGCATATTATAAAAACCGAACAGCTCCGCGGCCTTTTCGGGTGGAATCAGACGCGCGTAATAAGCGCGGCTCAAGGACTGAATACCGCCCTGCACCAGTCCAATCGACGCGGCCAGCACATAAA is a genomic window containing:
- a CDS encoding TolC family protein; its protein translation is MFQSIFARDAVGLMVITDVVTTYFRLLGAEQQLTIALRTVSSRERGFSLERARYENGAADQLSFRQAQAGLESVRAELPPLRQQVRDLESALSVLVGDSAREIIQARRVPRGVLAGLSLPARMPSVLPSSLIERRPDIRASEAALMAANANIGATKAQYFPRLNLGALVGFQAVQIGDLFDDSSESWSASGSLLTPLLYFRRIEADVERARDPRAGPDINRARAEALRSELLSEQNLSGILVSQPSTRGPETSSAF
- a CDS encoding DUF2970 domain-containing protein — protein: MEPASMNEQPKPGLLRVFKSVGAAYFGVQSEKNRARDFTPGNPAHFIVAGLIATVLFVLFLWGMVHLILYLAGA